One genomic region from Xyrauchen texanus isolate HMW12.3.18 chromosome 4, RBS_HiC_50CHRs, whole genome shotgun sequence encodes:
- the LOC127643220 gene encoding zinc finger Y-chromosomal protein 1, producing MDEEVTRLALRSQEPKIILHGSDEGGVGEEEYVVELQETVLVSEVDGEGISVQGFSSDELVIQDAVEDVVAEYVHCDDDEGVAVETCVMSLEGEEEEEDGVAMAEMTEDVLVAEGREPDGLDPEHDSDSCGDYLMISLDDAGKMVSGDGDEVTVEGAIDDQEVEKDEDGQEVIKVYIFKADSGEDDLGETVDLGESESEAVALAEPVVRPLREKMVYMSVGDGHHTQTDGGSKLSDEVYMEVVVGGEEPVPHDRPYESTALSKEFMPVAWAAAYGADDHEGCENRNGAASALLHIDESDGLDKLSRQHGKNKRRAEPRQVQTAIIIGPYGQPLTVYPCMLCGKKFKSRGFLKRHTRNHHQEVLTRKKYQCTDCDFTTNKKASLHNHMEVHALSNKAPFECETCGKEFHQQAALFSHRLQHHHREQKSPTAIAAPIPPPAATKMYKCKFCDYETAEQGLLNRHLLAVHSKSFPHICVECGKGFRHPSELKKHMRTHTGEKPYSCMYCDYKSADSSNLKMHVKTKHSRELPFRCERCSQTFSEEEELTQHAATHEDARGHQCSHCDHRSSNSSDLKRHVISVHTKDYPHKCAICGKGFHRPSELKKHSASHKAKKLHQCRHCNFKIADPFVLSRHILSVHTKEQQQMQQQPTSPSPITQAQEPLAEKSAPKRTIGAAQLAAVGAAVKKAGGGAGKGPRERRVYQCQYCDYSTGDASGFKRHVISIHTKDYPHRCQYCSKGFRRPSEKNQHITRHHKDMAPAE from the exons ATGGATGAGGAGGTGACAAGGCTTGCACTCCGCTCCCAGGAGCCAAAGATAATACTGCACGGCTCAG ATGAGGGAGGTGTTGGTGAGGAGGAGTACGTGGTGGAGCTTCAGGAGACTGTCCTGGTGTCGGAGGTAGATGGGGAGGGCATCTCTGTTCAGGGCTTCTCCTCTGACGAGCTCGTCATCCAGGACGCAGTGGAGGACGTGGTTGCAGAGTATGTGCACTGTGATGACGACGAGGGTGTTGCCGTGGAGACCTGTGTGATGTCCTTGGAGggtgaggaggaagaggaggatggtgttgccatggcagaGATGACCGAGGATGTTTTGGTGGCAGAGGGGAGGGAGCCGGACGGACTGGACCCAGAGCACGACTCCGACAGCTGCGGAGACTACCTGATGATCTCAT TGGATGATGCAGGTAAGATGGTGTCGGGTGATGGAGACGAGGTGACGGTGGAGGGGGCAATAGATGATCAGGAGGTGGAGAAAGATGAAGATGGACAGGAAGTTATTAAAGTTTACATCTTCAAAGCAGACTCTGGAGAGGATGATCTTG gggagACGGTGGACCTCGGTGAGAGTGAAAGTGAGGCAGTAGCTCTGGCTGAGCCGGTGGTTCGACCGCTACGAGAGAAGATGGTCTATATGTCTGTGGGAGATGGTCACCATACACAAACTGATG GAGGGTCTAAGCTGTCTGATGAAGTGTACATGGAGGTGGTGGTCGGAGGGGAGGAGCCAGTGCCTCATGACAGACCGTATGAAAGCACGGCACTGAGCAAGGAATTCATGCCTGTAGCGTGGGCTGCTGCATACG GCGCGGATGATCATGAGGGCTGTGAGAATCGTAACGGTGCAGCAAGTGCGTTACTGCACATCGACGAGTCGGATGGACTGGACAAACTTAGCCGGCAGCACGGCAAAAACAAGAGGCGAGCTGAACCCCGACAGGTCCAGACAG CGATCATCATTGGTCCGTATGGACAGCCTTTGACGGTCTATCCCTGCATGCTGTGCGGAAAGAAATTCAAGTCTCGCGGCTTCCTGAAGCGTCATACTCGCAACCACCACCAAGAAGTTTTGACCCGCAAGAAGTACCAGTGCACCGACTGCGACTTCACCACCAACAAAAAAGCCAGTCTGCACAACCACATGGAGGTCCACGCGCTCAGCAACAAAGCTCCTTTCGAGTGCGAGACCTGCGGCAAAGAGTTCCACCAGCAGGCGGCGCTGTTTTCCCACCGTCTTCAACACCATCATCGCGAACAGAAATCACCGACGGCCATTGCGGCACCAATCCCTCCCCCTGCTGCAACCAAGATGTACAAATGCAAGTTTTGCGATTATGAGACTGCCGAACAAGGCCTGCtcaatcgccacctactggccgtACACAGTAAGAGCTTCCCGCACATCTGCGTGGAATGCGGCAAAGGTTTCCGGCATCCATCAGAGTTGAAGAAACACATGCGGACGCACACCGGCGAGAAACCGTACTCCTGCATGTATTGCGATTACAAATCCGCCGACTCGTCCAACCTCAAGATGCACGTGAAAACGAAACACAGTCGCGAGCTGCCGTTCCGCTGCGAGCGTTGCAGCCAGACCTTTAGCGAGGAGGAGGAGTTGACGCAGCACGCGGCGACGCATGAAGACGCACGAGGGCACCAATGCAGCCACTGCGACCATCGCAGTTCCAATTCGAGCGACCTTAAACGGCACGTTATTTCCGTGCACACTAAAGACTACCCACACAAATGTGCCATTTGCGGAAAAGGCTTCCACCGGCCGTCCGAACTCAAGAAACACTCGGCGTCGCACAAAGCGAAGAAGCTACACCAGTGTCGCCACTGCAACTTCAAGATCGCAGACCCTTTCGTACTTAGTCGCCACATCTTGTCAGTACACACCAAGGAACAACAACAAATGCAGCAACAGCCAACTTCTCCATCACCGATTACGCAAGCACAGGAGCCATTGGCAGAAAAGAGCGCCCCCAAGAGGACTATAGGGGCAGCGCAATTAGCAGCGGTTGGTGCCGCGGTAAAGAAAGCAGGTGGAGGGGCAGGCAAGGGCCCGCGGGAAAGGAGGGTGTATCAGTGTCAGTATTGCGACTATAGCACGGGCGACGCATCTGGCTTCAAAAGACACGTGATTTCTATCCATACTAAAGATTACCCTCACCGCTGTCAGTACTGCTCTAAGGGCTTCCGTAGACCTTCTGAGAAAAATCAGCACATTACGAGGCACCATAAAGACATGGCGCCAGCAGAATGA
- the zgc:153704 gene encoding lipocalin-like produces the protein MVTTMLGLLGVIFCAHVVSSEVMPQPDFDVKGVAGKWYLIGFATNAEWFVTRKDNMKMGVAMLTPNDEGDLEMAYSSLNPDGSCWRMTHLAQRTDVPGKFSFRSERWESENDMLVVDVKYDEYALIHTIKTKAGSTTLLNKLYGRTPDLGQDVLDKFTEFSLEQSILLENIAILPKNDECP, from the exons ATGGTAACCACCATGCTGGGATTGCTGGGAGTTATCTTCTGTGCCCATGTCGTTAGCTCAGAGGTCATGCCACAGCCCGACTTTGACGTCAAGGGG GTGGCTGGGAAATGGTACCTGATTGGTTTTGCCACCAATGCGGAGTGGTTTGTCACCCGTAAGGATAACATGAAGATGGGTGTCGCCATGCTCACGCCAAATGACGAAGGTGACCTGGAGATGGCATATTCTAGTCTCAA TCCTGATGGCTCGTGCTGGAGAATGACTCATCTGGCTCAAAGAACTGATGTTCCCGGGAAATTCAGCTTCCGCAGCGAGC GCTGGGAGAGTGAAAATGACATGCTTGTTGTGGACGTGAAGTATGATGAATACGCTTTGATCCACACCATCAAGACCAAGGCTGGATCCACAACTCTACTCAACAAACTCTACG GTCGAACCCCAGACCTGGGACAAGATGTCTTGGACAAATTCACAGAGTTCTCTTTGGAGCAAAGCATCCTGCTGGAGAACATCGCCATCCTTCCTAAAAATG ATGAGTGCCCTTGA